The sequence below is a genomic window from Brachyhypopomus gauderio isolate BG-103 chromosome 5, BGAUD_0.2, whole genome shotgun sequence.
CTCGGAAAATTcgcgttattttattttcaggACAAATCTGTGGAGGTTGAGAGCTCAGATATAATAGTGAAATCGAACACGCCACTGTCTCAGGTCACTGCTTGCCCAGATTTAACCAGTGAGGATGGCTGGATAGAGGTAAAATGGCCCATCAGAAAAGGAAGGAGGAAGACTGAAACACATGCCGCAAAAATACTGATGTTTGGAGGTAAGTGTAGCTAAATGATGGTGTGATTTACTTTGTGTAGTATTTGTCGTTATACATTTGGAATCATGCCTGCAGTCTACGGGGTTAGCCAACTAACGCTAGCTGGGTGAACAAAttgagttagctagctagctggctagttaAAACATGCCAGCTAACTCGCTAAGCTCGCTAGCGTTAGCTAATTACATCTAAAACTGCACTGCTTTCTGTAGCACACTGCCACCAGTAACATTAGTCTAAAATGTAAGAACAAATTAGAATATTTTTGCTGTGTGGTAAAGCATGCACCATGGCATTTCCATTACCTGTTTAAATAACTTTAATCCCAGAACATAtttgaaaaataatataaacTCTGAATTTCTTGTTTTAGACTATCAGAAGGTGCTTATTGAAAAGAGAAACCGATTCATCAGAGGTGAAGACATTTGGACAGAGGCTGTAGGaatgtttaaaagaaaaaagtttCTGTCTGCAGAAACCAGCATAAAAACTGGCATACCCAAAAAGGTttgtaattttttattattttattgttatttgttttatacttaaACCAGTTTGTTAAGAGTGTTTTAACCTATTCATAACTCACAAAGTACTGCTTAACTTGAAGCATTTAACCTTAAAACTATAGATGCTGCCAAATGTCCTTTAAACAGTCATTCTGATTTACTATTGAAACTGTTTCTAATTTTCCAAAACAGGTATATAATAAAAATCATCAGCAAAATAAGACACAATTTTGTGTGTTTCTCTATATCAATTGAGCTTAGCAGTTTACAAAGAACTTTAAGAATGGCAATGTTGCGCCGGGTTCCCAAAGGCCTTCTTGGTCTCTAAACTTACAAACAAGTTTT
It includes:
- the LOC143514874 gene encoding uncharacterized protein LOC143514874 isoform X2; translated protein: MLGKFALFYFQDKSVEVESSDIIVKSNTPLSQVTACPDLTSEDGWIEVKWPIRKGRRKTETHAAKILMFGDYQKVLIEKRNRFIRGEDIWTEAVGMFKRKKFLSAETSIKTGIPKKDGDSDSDVEIMRPREKSKPCTVELDEETVQALKELHSLKQ
- the LOC143514874 gene encoding uncharacterized protein LOC143514874 isoform X1, whose translation is MLGKFALFYFQDKSVEVESSDIIVKSNTPLSQVTACPDLTSEDGWIEVKWPIRKGRRKTETHAAKILMFGDYQKVLIEKRNRFIRGEDIWTEAVGMFKRKKFLSAETSIKTGIPKKKDGDSDSDVEIMRPREKSKPCTVELDEETVQALKELHSLKQ